The sequence TGGTTGCCTGCGGATCGTCGACGTCGAAACCACCCGCGGCGATGCCGGCCTGGACGATCGCACCGACACGTCGGGCCACCTCTTTGCGCATCACGCCGATCGCTTGCCGATGCTCCACCGAGAGGGAGTCCAACTCGTAGTTGACCACCCGCGACCACACGTGATCACGAGCGTGGTGGGTTGCCAGCGCACCGATCACCGCCCGCACCCGCGCGGCGGGCGGTTGCGCGGGATCGTCGGCGGCATCGATCAACTCCAGAAACGAGCGGTGCCCGGCGTCGGAGAGTTCGTAGAGTACTTCTTCCTTGGACCGGAAGTGCACGTACACCGCTGCCGGACTCATCTGCGCGCCGGTGGCGATGTCTCGGGTGGTCGTCGCGTCGAATCCCTTTGTCGCGAATGCCTCCACCGCGGCTCGCAGCAACCGAGAACGCGCCCCGACGGCACGGGGCTGCGGTTCCACGACTGACATGTCGCCGGCCTCCGTTTCCGCTGGATCCTGCTGACCCCGCCTCTGATGAGGCTGCCTCTGATGACATTGACATGCGCCGCTGGTCGCGGCATAGTGCAGAGTATCACTAAGCAAGCGCTTAGTCAGCGGATGCATCGCGCGGCAGCACCACGTTGTGCGTCTGTACCCCACCGCCCCCTGACCAGGAGTAAGACAGAACTCATGCAGCTGACATTCAGTCCCGAAGAAGAGGCGTTCCGCGATGAGTTGCGGGCGATCTTCGCGAAGGTTCCCGAGGATCTCCGTCGTCGCTCCGAGGCGGGCAAGATGAACTTCCCCGAGGACCTGATCACCACACAACGCATCCTCAACGAGCACGGTGTCGCCACACCGGGCTGGCCGGTCGAGGCGGGCGGGCGCGACTGGACCCCCATCCAGAGCCACATCTACCGCGAGGAGATGAGCCTGATGCACGTCCCGGACCTGCTGCCGTTCAATGTCGGCATGATCGGTCCGGTCATCGCGCAGTTCGGTTCGCCCGAGATGAAGGACCGCTTCCTGGCCAAGACCGCCAACCTCGACATCTGGTGGTGCCAGGGCTTCTCCGAGCCCGAGGCGGGTTCGGATCTCGCGTCGCTCAAGACCCGCGCGGTGCGCGACGGTGACCACTACGTCGTCAACGGCCAGAAGACGTGGACCACGCTCGGCCAGTACGCCGACTGGATCTTCTGCCTCGTGCGCACCGATCCGGAGGCGAAGAAGCAGGCCGGCATCAGCATGCTGCTGTTCCCGATGGACACCCCCGGCGTGGAACTGCGCCCGATCCAGCTGATCGACGGCGGCTTCGAGGTCAACGAGGTCTTCTTCAACGACGTCCGCGTGCCGGTCGAGAACCTCGTCGGCAAGGAGAACGAGGGCTGGACCCAGGCGAAGTTCCTGCTCGGCAACGAGCGGAGCGGCATCGCCCGCATCGGCTACACCAAGACCAAGCTCGCCAAGGCGAAAGAACTCGCGCGCCAGATCACCACCGCGTCCGGCGGCACGCTCTTGGAGGACCCGCTGCTCTCGGCCCGTCTGGCCGAGCTGGAGAACGACCTCCTCGCCCTCGAGATGACTCAGTTGCGCGTGGCCGCGTCGTCGGCGGACGGGAAGCCGAACCCGGCGTCGTCGCTGCTGAAGCTGCGCGGCAGCCAGTTGCAGCAGGAGGCCATGGAGCTGCTCGCCGACATCGCCGGTGCCGACTCACTGCCGGTCGCCGGCCTGGATGCGTCCGCCGCCAACGGCACCGCCGACGTCGCGTCGCCGGAGTGGGCGCAGCTGTCCGTCCCGACCTACCTCAACTACCGCAAGGTCAGCATCTACGGCGGATCGTCGGAGGTTCAGCGCCAGATCATCGACAAGGCCGTGCTGGGTCTCTGAGACACCCACCGCCTCAACTTTTTTCACGACTCACGAGAACCTGGGAACCTGTCATGGATTTCGAACTTTCCGATGAACAAACAATGCTGCGCGACACCGTGCGCGAAGTGCTCACCCGCAAGTACGACGTCGAGACGTTGCGCGCGGTGACCGACACCGAACTCGGCTGGGACAAGGGGTGTGGAAGTCGTTGGCCGACATCGGCATCCTCGGCCTCACCTTTCCCGAGGACGACGGCGGCATGGGCGCCGGACCGGTGGAGTTCACCAGCGTGATGACCGAGATCGGTCGCTCGCTCGCACCCGAGCCCTACCTCGACTCGGTCCTCGTGCCGGGCTCGCTCGTCGCGGCCACCGCCGACGACGCCACCCGCGGCGAGATTCTCGGCGGCCTGGCCTCCGGCGAGCTCCTGCTGGCCTTCGCGCACCTCGAGGCCGGCGACCGCTGGCCCGCCGCCAAGGTCACCACCACGGCCACCGACGGCAGGCTCAACGGCACCAAGGTCCTTGTCGGGCATGGTGACTGCGCAGACAAGCTGGTCGTGTCGGCGCGTACCGACGACGGTATCGGCCTGTTCCTCATCGACGCAGGCGCCGATGGCGTCACCCGCACCCCCTACCGCACCCACGACCGCCGGCGCGGCGCACAGTTCGAGTTCACCGATGCCGCCGCCACCCGTCTGGGCAGCGGCGACGCGAGCCAGGTCATCGCCGACGCCGAGGTCGGTATCCAGACCGCGTTGTGCGCCGAGGCAGTCGGCGCGATGGAACGCGCCCTCGACCTCACCGTCGAATACCTGAAGACACGCAAGCAGTTCGGTGTGACCCTGTCGCACTTCCAGACGCTCACCCAGCGCGCAGCGGACATGTACGCCCAGCTGGAGCTGGCACGCAGCATGAGCCTGTATGCGACGACCGCATTGTCCGACGGCATCTGCGACCCGACCGTCGCGTCGCGTGCCAAGCTGCAGATCTGCCGCTCGGGCCGGGTCATCGGACAGGAGGCGGTGCAGATGCACGGCGGTATCGGCATGACCGCGGAATATCCGGTCGGCCACTACCTGAGCCGCCTGACCGCGATCTCGCACACCCTCGGCGACGCCGCCGACCACGTGTCGGTGCTGGCACGCTCGGTCGGTGACCACGAGATGGTGATGATCGGCTGACTCGGTCCGAACTGACCGCCAGGGCCCCCGCCGGCGTTTCGGGAATCATCCCCGAACACGTGGCGGGGGCCTCGGCGTTCCGGGCGACGCGCCCGATCTCGGGTCGCTACTGTCTCTTTCATGAACCACCTGCGCGACAACCTGGGCGACGCGGCCGCCTACAGCCTGATGGGGATCGTGTTGCTGGTCCTCGGATTCGTGGCCCTCGATCTCGTCACGCCAGGCCGATTGCGCAACCTCATCTGGCTCGACCACAACCGCAACGCGGTGATGCTGGCGACCGCCCAGGTGATCGGGCTGTCCGTCGTGATGGTCGCCGGAGTCCGCGACTCGATGATGCTCGAACTGTGGCGTGGCGTGCTCTACACCGTCGCGTACACGGTGCTGGCCATCGCCGTGATGATGTGGTCATTCGTGCTGATGGACTGGCTGACCCCGGGCAAACTCGGCACCCTGCTGCTCGACGACGACGAGCATCCAGCGGGCTGGATCTGCGGTGCCGTGTTCATCGGTGTCGGCGCCGTCATCGGCGCTGCGCTGAGTTTCTGACCGGAGTTGCGCCCGCCGCGTCTCCCATCATCCCGATCGGCGGGAACTCTGCGCCCGGTCGGCGCGAGCCGGCGGCTATTGACGGTTGCTCAATAAGCTCTTAGGGTCGTCGCTGACTGATCGACCACAGATCGACCACACCGAGGGGAACACCATGGCCGCGCCGCTGATCGAGGAATCCATCGACATCAACGCCTCCGCAGAGGAAGTCTGGGCGGTGATCTCCGACCTCAAGCGCATGGGCGAGTGGAGCCCGCAATGCAAGAAGATGATCATCCGGGGCGGCACGATCGGACTGGGTACCAAGTCCGTCAACATCAATCGCCGTGGCGCGCTGGTGTGGCCGACCACCTCGAAGGTCGTCCGCTTCACCCCCGCCAAGGAGCTGGCGTTCCGCGTGGCGGAGAACCGCACGGTGTGGAGCTACACCATCGCACCGTCCACCACCGGTGTCACGCTGACCGAGAAGCGCGAGGTGGGCAACGGCACCACCAAGGTGTCCTCGTTCCTGGTGGACAAGATGATGGGCGGGACCACCAACTTCGAGGCCGAGCTCAAGCTGGGTATGGCCGAGACGCTCGAGAAGATCAAGCGCGCCGCGGAGTCGTCGGCGTCGCGGGCCGCCTGAGGCCGAGGGCTCGTCGGCTACCGGTCGGAGAGCTTCTGCATCAGGGCCGGCACGTCCGCGATCGAATCCACGATGTGGTCTGGGACCGGGCCGAACTCGTCGCGCTGTAATGCCCGCAGCGCTTCCTCCCGGAACTTGCCCGTTCGTACGAGCACCCCGACGAGGGCGGCGGCCTGGGCACCGAGCACATCGTTGTGCATGTCGTCGCCCACCATCACGACCTGGGTGGGTTCGAGTTGCATCATGTCGACGGCCGCACGGAAACCGAGCGGTGACGGCTTGCCGATTGCCTTGATCTTGCGGCCGGCCGCCTTCTCGAGCCCTTCGAGATAGACGCCGGTGTCGATGCTGAGCCCATCCGCGGTCGACCACGTCATGGACCGGTGCATCGCGACCACCGGCACCCCGGCAACCATCAGTTCGAGCACTTGCGACAGCGCGCGATGGTCGAACACCGGGCCGGCCCCGCCGAGGACCACCACCTGCGCCCGGCTCGGTTCGTCGATCAGTTCGACCCCGGTCATGTCCTCGGCGATGGGACCCTCGTTGAGCACCCACGCCCGCTTCCCCGGGTGATTCGCGGTGAGATATTCGGCGGTCAACTTGGCCGCCGTGAGGATCTCGTCTGCGGCGACCTCGAAACCGCAGTCGTTGAGCGCCTGGGCGATCTCCCCGCGCGACCGCGAGGTGGTGTTGGTGAGGAACATCCGCGGATATCCCTGCTCAGCCAGGTCGGCGACGGCCTCGACGGCGCCCGGCAGCGCCTTCCACGAGGTGACCATCACCCCGTCGATGTCGAGCAGCAATCCGAGAGCCATGCTCAAAAATCTAGACCCGTCAGCGGCACCCTGCACGCTCGCCGGACCCGGATGGCATGCTGGGCGGATGCGATCGGTGTCGGATCACCAGGCCATTGTCGCCGCACTGTTCGGTATCCACGATCCAGTGACCGCGCGTGTCGCCGACGCCCTCGGGTGCGTGACGGCCGCCGAGGTGGTCGCACCGATCGGGTTGCCCGGCTTCGACAACTCGGCGATGGACGGGTATGCCGTGATCGCCGACGAGATCGCCTCGGCCGCAGCGGAATCCCCGGTCCGGCTCCCGGTGGCGCAGGATATCCCGGCGGGTCGCACCGATCGGTTGACCCTGGCCGCGGGTACCGCCCACCGGATCATGACCGGCGCACCACTGCCCGCCGGCGCCGACGCCGTGGTCCCGGTGGAGGCAACCGACGGTGCGGTGGACGAGGTCGCCATCGCCACCTCCGTCCCGCCCGGCAAACACATTCGCCGAGCGGGTTCCGACATCGAGGCCGGAGAGACGGCGATACCGGCCGGCACCCGGCTTGGCCCTCCTCAGGTCGGCCTGCTCGCCGCACTCGGCGTCACCGAGGTCTCGGTTCGGCCCCGACTGCGGGTCGTCGTGCTCTCGACCGGCTCGGAGCTGGTGACACCGGGCGAACCATTGCACTACGGCCAGATCTACGAATCCAACGGGCCGATGCTGACCGCCTCGGCCCAGGAGGCGGGCGCCGACGCGACACACGTGCATTACGTGACCGACGACGTGGATGCGTTCCGCGCACGTCTCGACGAGATCAGCGACGACGCGGACGTCATCATCACCTCCGGTGGGGTGAGTGCCGGCGCCTTCGAGGTGGTGAAGGACGCCCTCACCGGTACCGGTGTCGAGTTCACGAAGGTCGCGATGCAACCGGGGATGCCGCAAGGCTGCGGTCATTACACCGCCCCGGGCGGTCGCCGGGTCCCGATCATCACGCTCCCGGGCAATCCGGTGAGTTCGTTGGTGTCGTTCGAGGTGTTCATCCGCCCGCCGCTGCGAGCGGCGATGGGACTGCCGTCCGAACGTCGGCGTGTCACCGCACGACTCACCACCGACATCCGCTCCCCCGGAGGAAAACGACAGTTCCTCCGTGGGGTGCTCGGCGGTCAGAAGGGTGATATGCCCCTCGTCGATCCGATCGGCCCGCCGGCGTCGCATCACCTGCGATACCTTGCCAGAGCAGATGCGCTGATCGACATCCCGGCCGAGACGGACTCGGTGACCGCCGGGTCGCCTGTCGACGTCATCGTTCTCTGAGGTCCAGGCAGTGACGCGAGACGTCACC is a genomic window of Gordonia sp. SID5947 containing:
- a CDS encoding TetR/AcrR family transcriptional regulator, which produces MSVVEPQPRAVGARSRLLRAAVEAFATKGFDATTTRDIATGAQMSPAAVYVHFRSKEEVLYELSDAGHRSFLELIDAADDPAQPPAARVRAVIGALATHHARDHVWSRVVNYELDSLSVEHRQAIGVMRKEVARRVGAIVQAGIAAGGFDVDDPQATTTLLLSMGVDVARWYRESGAMTPEQIGEFQADMAARIVGASESASR
- a CDS encoding acyl-CoA dehydrogenase family protein, which codes for MQLTFSPEEEAFRDELRAIFAKVPEDLRRRSEAGKMNFPEDLITTQRILNEHGVATPGWPVEAGGRDWTPIQSHIYREEMSLMHVPDLLPFNVGMIGPVIAQFGSPEMKDRFLAKTANLDIWWCQGFSEPEAGSDLASLKTRAVRDGDHYVVNGQKTWTTLGQYADWIFCLVRTDPEAKKQAGISMLLFPMDTPGVELRPIQLIDGGFEVNEVFFNDVRVPVENLVGKENEGWTQAKFLLGNERSGIARIGYTKTKLAKAKELARQITTASGGTLLEDPLLSARLAELENDLLALEMTQLRVAASSADGKPNPASSLLKLRGSQLQQEAMELLADIAGADSLPVAGLDASAANGTADVASPEWAQLSVPTYLNYRKVSIYGGSSEVQRQIIDKAVLGL
- a CDS encoding DUF350 domain-containing protein: MNHLRDNLGDAAAYSLMGIVLLVLGFVALDLVTPGRLRNLIWLDHNRNAVMLATAQVIGLSVVMVAGVRDSMMLELWRGVLYTVAYTVLAIAVMMWSFVLMDWLTPGKLGTLLLDDDEHPAGWICGAVFIGVGAVIGAALSF
- a CDS encoding SRPBCC family protein, translating into MAAPLIEESIDINASAEEVWAVISDLKRMGEWSPQCKKMIIRGGTIGLGTKSVNINRRGALVWPTTSKVVRFTPAKELAFRVAENRTVWSYTIAPSTTGVTLTEKREVGNGTTKVSSFLVDKMMGGTTNFEAELKLGMAETLEKIKRAAESSASRAA
- a CDS encoding HAD-IIA family hydrolase, whose translation is MALGLLLDIDGVMVTSWKALPGAVEAVADLAEQGYPRMFLTNTTSRSRGEIAQALNDCGFEVAADEILTAAKLTAEYLTANHPGKRAWVLNEGPIAEDMTGVELIDEPSRAQVVVLGGAGPVFDHRALSQVLELMVAGVPVVAMHRSMTWSTADGLSIDTGVYLEGLEKAAGRKIKAIGKPSPLGFRAAVDMMQLEPTQVVMVGDDMHNDVLGAQAAALVGVLVRTGKFREEALRALQRDEFGPVPDHIVDSIADVPALMQKLSDR
- the glp gene encoding gephyrin-like molybdotransferase Glp; protein product: MRSVSDHQAIVAALFGIHDPVTARVADALGCVTAAEVVAPIGLPGFDNSAMDGYAVIADEIASAAAESPVRLPVAQDIPAGRTDRLTLAAGTAHRIMTGAPLPAGADAVVPVEATDGAVDEVAIATSVPPGKHIRRAGSDIEAGETAIPAGTRLGPPQVGLLAALGVTEVSVRPRLRVVVLSTGSELVTPGEPLHYGQIYESNGPMLTASAQEAGADATHVHYVTDDVDAFRARLDEISDDADVIITSGGVSAGAFEVVKDALTGTGVEFTKVAMQPGMPQGCGHYTAPGGRRVPIITLPGNPVSSLVSFEVFIRPPLRAAMGLPSERRRVTARLTTDIRSPGGKRQFLRGVLGGQKGDMPLVDPIGPPASHHLRYLARADALIDIPAETDSVTAGSPVDVIVL